Proteins from one Romboutsia sp. CE17 genomic window:
- a CDS encoding putative ABC transporter permease — translation MIDIKNIFKYIVLFFIGGLIYYFLEIFYRGYSHFSMIIVGGICFLFVGSINHIFKCNLPLIFQMLISAIGITSIEFISGLIINVWLNLNVWDYSNQSFNLLGQVCLNYSIIWFFLSLIAIYLNHFIRWKFFGEDFPNYKYI, via the coding sequence TTGATTGATATAAAAAATATATTTAAATACATAGTTTTATTTTTTATAGGAGGCTTAATTTATTACTTTTTAGAAATATTTTATCGTGGATATTCTCATTTTTCTATGATAATAGTTGGAGGTATCTGCTTTTTATTTGTAGGTTCCATCAATCATATATTTAAATGTAATTTGCCTTTAATCTTTCAAATGCTAATATCAGCAATCGGTATTACATCAATTGAGTTCATTTCTGGATTAATCATTAATGTTTGGTTAAATTTAAATGTATGGGATTATTCTAATCAATCATTTAATTTGCTAGGTCAAGTATGCTTAAATTACTCTATAATTTGGTTTTTTTTATCATTAATTGCAATATATTTAAATCACTTTATACGTTGGAAATTTTTTGGTGAGGATTTCCCAAATTATAAGTATATTTAG
- a CDS encoding response regulator transcription factor — protein sequence MESSLLVLICDDQQSVHETVGEYLKLNGIDYISAYDGFEAIQKYNKYKPDLILLDLMMPKMFGEEVCKEIRKVSNVPIIMLSAKDETIDKILGLEIGADDYIAKPFSPREVVARIKTVLRRTTSNTNKEKCHIKYKELEINLDTHDVIINGEHIKITPKEMKILYLLASSPGSIFNREHILSEVWGYDYFGDTRVVDTQIKRLRKKLQQDNLSWEIKSVYGVGYKLEAI from the coding sequence TTGGAAAGTTCACTTTTAGTCTTAATTTGTGATGATCAACAATCTGTTCATGAAACTGTTGGTGAATATCTAAAACTAAATGGAATTGATTATATATCAGCTTATGATGGTTTTGAAGCTATACAAAAATATAATAAATATAAACCGGACTTAATATTATTAGACTTGATGATGCCAAAAATGTTTGGAGAAGAGGTATGTAAAGAAATTAGAAAAGTTAGCAATGTTCCTATAATCATGCTTAGTGCCAAGGATGAAACTATAGATAAGATTTTAGGATTAGAAATCGGAGCAGATGATTATATAGCTAAGCCTTTTTCACCACGTGAAGTAGTTGCAAGAATAAAAACTGTTCTTAGAAGAACTACGTCAAATACCAATAAAGAAAAGTGCCATATTAAATACAAAGAATTAGAAATTAATTTAGATACTCATGATGTGATTATAAATGGAGAGCATATAAAGATAACTCCTAAAGAAATGAAAATACTTTATCTGTTAGCCTCTAGTCCAGGAAGTATATTTAATAGAGAACATATATTATCTGAGGTATGGGGATATGATTATTTTGGTGATACAAGGGTAGTTGATACACAGATAAAGAGATTGAGAAAAAAGTTGCAACAAGATAATTTAAGTTGGGAAATTAAATCAGTTTATGGTGTTGGATATAAACTTGAGGCAATATAA
- the hydG gene encoding [FeFe] hydrogenase H-cluster radical SAM maturase HydG, translating to MCDVITKSVYNVKSSVATEFINHEEILDTLEYAESNKNNKDLIEGILDKANQCNGLTHREAAVLLLCEDEELIHRMFTLAEDIKQRFYGNRIVMFAPLYLSNYCVNGCVYCPYHLKNKTIARKKLTQEEIRKEVIALQDLGHKRLALEAGEDPKNNPIEYILECIDTIYSIKHKNGAIRRVNVNIAATTVENYRKLKDAGIGTYILFQETYNKESYERLHPTGPKSDYAYHTEAMDRAMEGGIDDVGLGVLYGLNTYKYDFVGLLMHAEHLEAKFGVGPHTISVPRIRPADDINPDDFPDGVPDDVFQKIVAVLRIAVPYTGMIVSTRESQETREKVLHLGVSQISGASCTSVGGYADRLEGKKEKENTSQFDIDDNRTLDEVVNWLLEMGYIPSFCTACYREGRTGDRFMKLVKSGQIANCCQPNALMTLKEYLEDYASADTKFKGELLINKEVEKIPNEKVKKIVLEHLDELQEGKRDFRF from the coding sequence ATGTGTGATGTAATAACAAAAAGTGTGTATAATGTAAAATCAAGCGTGGCTACAGAGTTTATAAATCATGAAGAGATTTTAGATACTCTTGAATATGCAGAGTCAAATAAGAATAATAAAGATTTGATAGAAGGTATTTTAGATAAAGCTAACCAATGTAATGGATTAACTCATAGGGAAGCAGCGGTGCTTTTATTATGTGAAGATGAAGAGTTAATTCACAGGATGTTTACTTTAGCTGAAGATATAAAACAGAGATTTTATGGAAATAGAATAGTAATGTTTGCGCCTTTATATCTTTCTAATTATTGTGTAAATGGATGTGTGTATTGCCCATATCATTTAAAAAATAAAACTATAGCAAGAAAAAAGCTTACACAAGAAGAAATTAGAAAAGAAGTTATAGCACTTCAAGATTTAGGTCATAAAAGATTAGCATTAGAAGCTGGAGAGGATCCAAAAAATAATCCAATAGAATATATATTAGAATGTATAGATACTATCTATAGTATAAAACATAAAAATGGTGCTATACGTAGAGTTAATGTTAATATAGCAGCGACAACAGTTGAAAATTATAGAAAACTAAAAGATGCTGGTATAGGTACCTATATATTATTTCAAGAAACATATAATAAAGAGTCTTATGAGAGGCTACATCCAACAGGACCTAAGAGTGATTATGCTTATCACACTGAAGCTATGGATAGAGCAATGGAAGGTGGAATAGATGATGTTGGATTGGGAGTACTATATGGATTAAATACATATAAATATGATTTTGTAGGGCTTCTTATGCATGCAGAACATTTAGAAGCTAAGTTTGGAGTAGGTCCTCATACTATAAGTGTTCCTAGAATACGTCCAGCAGATGATATAAATCCAGATGATTTTCCAGATGGTGTGCCTGATGATGTATTTCAAAAAATAGTAGCTGTGCTTCGAATTGCAGTTCCATATACAGGTATGATAGTATCAACAAGAGAATCTCAAGAAACTAGAGAAAAAGTATTACACCTAGGTGTATCTCAAATAAGTGGTGCATCTTGCACTAGTGTTGGAGGTTACGCAGATAGATTAGAAGGAAAAAAAGAAAAGGAAAATACTTCGCAATTTGATATTGATGATAATAGAACATTAGATGAAGTTGTTAATTGGTTACTTGAAATGGGATATATTCCAAGTTTTTGTACAGCATGTTATCGTGAAGGTAGAACAGGAGATAGATTTATGAAACTTGTAAAATCTGGTCAAATAGCAAACTGCTGTCAACCTAATGCACTTATGACTTTAAAAGAATACTTAGAAGATTATGCATCTGCAGATACAAAGTTTAAAGGAGAATTATTAATAAATAAAGAAGTAGAAAAGATACCTAATGAAAAGGTTAAAAAAATAGTACTAGAACATTTAGATGAGTTACAAGAAGGCAAGCGCGATTTCAGATTTTAA
- a CDS encoding MarR family winged helix-turn-helix transcriptional regulator, which translates to MNNISKDKSKELLSAISKINKLAHNGFRKNNMSHREFMFLKAINYLKNNDDAKECPFKGVKASDLSKFLMVTKPAISKVINILEEKGFVIRIADNSDRRVVYINMTKAGEDILEKETEKFQEFTHRIVEKMGEEDTDEMIRLFKKMYDSIKEIEKEDSIKEEHEWEN; encoded by the coding sequence ATGAATAATATATCTAAGGATAAGTCTAAAGAGCTATTAAGTGCAATAAGTAAAATTAATAAACTTGCTCATAATGGATTTAGAAAAAATAATATGTCACATAGAGAGTTTATGTTTCTAAAGGCAATTAATTATCTAAAAAATAATGATGATGCTAAAGAATGTCCTTTCAAGGGTGTAAAAGCATCTGATTTAAGTAAATTTCTAATGGTAACTAAACCTGCAATTTCAAAGGTTATAAATATTTTAGAAGAAAAAGGGTTTGTGATAAGAATTGCAGATAACTCTGACCGAAGAGTTGTCTACATCAACATGACTAAAGCAGGAGAAGATATACTAGAAAAAGAAACAGAAAAATTTCAAGAATTTACTCATAGAATTGTAGAAAAAATGGGTGAAGAAGATACTGATGAGATGATACGTTTATTTAAAAAAATGTATGATAGCATAAAAGAAATTGAAAAAGAAGACAGCATAAAGGAGGAACATGAATGGGAAAACTAA
- a CDS encoding ABC transporter ATP-binding protein, whose protein sequence is MGKLIKYLKKSTFPIILIVMLLVGQAVCDLALPDYTSNIVNIGIQQGGVNNVTPKIIRESELDKILIFISSDDKNKVLENYTLLSKEELSNDEFNKYKDEYPALDKENLYELNTKDKEKIDELNNILAKPMLIVYGIENGGAEVEAMKKQMLSNIPQGMNQNSDIDLFKVLSSMPEENLESLKEEINNNFTNLPDTMLDQSAINYVKSEYEDIGINIEKLQNSYIIKTGLIMLGITLLSVIASVLVGLLGARVAATLGKDLRGSVFKKVMSFSNKEITEFSTASLITRSTNDIQQIQMMMVMVLRTVFYAPILGIGGVLKVLQTNTSMTWIIGLGVASVLVLVMIMFTVVMPRFKILQNLVDRLNLVSREILIGLPVIRAFSTEKYEEARFEKANKDLTKVNIFVNRVMSCMMPAMMFVMNALTVIIVWNGAHSIDAGTMQVGDMMAFIQYTMQIVMSFLMISMVSVMLPRALVSLDRIDKVISTELSIKDPEKPVHFNESKKGFVEFKDVSFKYPDAEEEVLSDISFVAKPGETTAFIGSTGSGKSTLINLIPRFFDVTKGEILVDGVNIKDVNQHDLREKIGYVPQKGILFSGTIDSNLRYGKKDAKEEDIVKAARIAQATEFIDSKPEKYETEISQGGTNVSGGQKQRLSIARAIAKDPEIYIFDDSFSALDFKTDAKLRKTLKEEISESTILIVAQRISTILNAEQIIVLDEGKVVGKGTHKELLKNCEVYKQIALSQLSKEELDNE, encoded by the coding sequence ATGGGAAAACTAATAAAGTATTTAAAAAAATCAACTTTTCCTATAATACTTATTGTGATGTTATTAGTCGGTCAAGCGGTATGTGACCTTGCTTTACCTGACTACACATCTAACATAGTAAATATAGGTATACAACAAGGTGGAGTTAATAATGTAACACCTAAAATTATAAGAGAAAGTGAGCTAGATAAGATTTTAATATTTATTAGCTCCGATGATAAAAATAAGGTTTTAGAGAATTATACCTTACTGAGTAAGGAAGAACTTTCAAACGATGAATTTAATAAATATAAAGATGAATACCCAGCTTTAGATAAAGAAAATCTTTATGAACTAAATACAAAGGATAAAGAAAAAATAGATGAATTAAATAATATACTGGCAAAGCCAATGTTAATAGTTTATGGAATAGAAAATGGTGGAGCTGAAGTTGAAGCTATGAAAAAGCAAATGCTATCAAATATTCCACAGGGAATGAATCAAAATAGTGACATTGATTTATTCAAAGTTCTTTCATCTATGCCAGAAGAGAACTTAGAGAGTTTAAAGGAAGAAATTAATAATAATTTTACTAACTTACCAGATACAATGTTAGATCAGAGTGCTATAAATTATGTTAAAAGTGAGTATGAAGATATTGGGATTAATATAGAAAAGCTTCAAAATAGCTACATAATTAAAACTGGTTTAATAATGTTAGGAATAACTTTATTAAGTGTTATAGCTTCAGTATTAGTAGGTTTACTAGGAGCCAGAGTTGCAGCGACTTTAGGAAAAGATCTAAGAGGATCTGTATTTAAAAAAGTTATGTCCTTCTCTAATAAAGAAATAACAGAGTTCTCTACTGCATCTTTAATAACACGTAGTACAAATGACATACAACAAATCCAAATGATGATGGTAATGGTTTTAAGAACTGTATTTTATGCACCAATACTAGGTATAGGTGGTGTGCTAAAAGTATTACAAACAAATACATCTATGACTTGGATTATAGGATTAGGCGTAGCATCAGTATTAGTATTAGTTATGATAATGTTTACTGTAGTTATGCCTAGATTTAAAATTTTACAAAATTTAGTTGATAGACTTAATTTAGTTAGTAGAGAAATATTAATAGGTCTTCCTGTAATAAGAGCATTTAGTACTGAAAAATATGAAGAGGCTAGATTTGAAAAAGCAAATAAAGACTTGACTAAGGTTAATATTTTTGTAAATAGAGTGATGTCTTGTATGATGCCTGCGATGATGTTTGTTATGAATGCTTTAACTGTAATTATAGTTTGGAATGGTGCTCATAGCATTGATGCAGGTACAATGCAAGTTGGAGATATGATGGCATTTATTCAATATACAATGCAAATAGTAATGTCATTCTTAATGATATCAATGGTATCTGTTATGTTACCAAGAGCATTGGTATCTTTAGATCGTATAGATAAGGTTATAAGTACAGAACTTTCAATAAAAGATCCAGAAAAACCTGTTCATTTCAATGAAAGTAAAAAAGGTTTTGTTGAATTTAAAGATGTTTCATTTAAATATCCAGATGCAGAAGAAGAAGTTTTAAGTGATATATCTTTCGTAGCAAAACCAGGTGAAACAACAGCATTTATAGGAAGTACAGGTAGCGGTAAGTCAACTCTTATTAATTTAATACCAAGATTTTTTGATGTAACAAAGGGAGAAATATTAGTTGACGGCGTTAATATAAAAGATGTTAATCAACATGACTTAAGAGAGAAAATAGGATATGTACCACAAAAAGGTATACTATTCTCAGGAACTATAGATTCTAATTTAAGATATGGTAAAAAAGATGCAAAAGAAGAAGATATAGTAAAAGCAGCTAGAATAGCACAGGCAACAGAATTTATAGATTCTAAACCTGAAAAGTATGAAACTGAAATATCACAAGGTGGTACAAATGTTTCAGGAGGACAAAAACAAAGACTTTCTATTGCAAGAGCAATAGCTAAGGATCCTGAAATATATATATTTGATGATAGCTTCTCTGCACTAGACTTTAAAACAGATGCTAAACTTCGTAAAACTTTAAAAGAAGAAATATCAGAAAGTACAATCTTAATAGTTGCACAAAGAATAAGTACTATATTAAATGCAGAACAAATTATTGTGCTTGATGAAGGTAAAGTAGTAGGTAAAGGGACTCATAAAGAGCTTTTAAAAAATTGTGAAGTCTATAAACAAATAGCCTTATCACAACTGTCAAAGGAGGAGCTAGACAATGAGTAA
- a CDS encoding energy-coupling factor ABC transporter substrate-binding protein, producing MDTNVKSKNAKKSNKFNWILLLLAVALIVLPLVFNSSAEYGGADGQAKEAITEIAPDYEPWFTSFYEPPSGEIESLLFSTQAALGAGLIGYYLGSKKRNK from the coding sequence ATGGATACAAATGTTAAGAGTAAAAATGCAAAAAAAAGCAACAAATTTAATTGGATATTATTGCTTTTAGCAGTCGCATTAATCGTATTGCCTTTAGTATTTAACTCATCAGCAGAATATGGTGGTGCAGATGGTCAAGCGAAAGAGGCTATAACTGAGATAGCACCAGATTATGAACCATGGTTTACAAGTTTTTATGAACCTCCTAGTGGAGAAATAGAAAGTTTATTATTTTCTACGCAAGCAGCATTAGGAGCAGGTTTAATAGGTTATTACTTAGGAAGTAAGAAAAGAAATAAATAA
- a CDS encoding TM1266 family iron-only hydrogenase system putative regulator, translated as MDTRIALVGIIVEEKDAIPRLNEIIHNYEQYIVGRMGIPYREKGISIISIIIDATNDIINSLSGKLGMIKGINVKINYSKVSK; from the coding sequence ATGGATACTAGAATTGCATTAGTTGGAATAATTGTAGAAGAAAAAGATGCAATACCAAGACTTAATGAGATTATACATAACTATGAGCAATATATTGTTGGTAGAATGGGAATTCCATATAGGGAAAAAGGTATATCAATAATAAGCATAATAATAGATGCAACTAATGATATTATAAACTCATTATCAGGAAAATTAGGTATGATTAAAGGCATTAATGTTAAAATAAATTATTCTAAAGTAAGTAAATAA
- a CDS encoding glycoside hydrolase family 2 protein, with translation MRKILNINDNWNFIKEDISDAFTKEFNTSNWESINIPHTWNAIDGAAGNEFFRGACWYRKNLAIDKLYEGKKIYIEFGAINSISNVYVNGVHLGEHKGGYSIIRYDITDLVNFGGENTIAVKADNSHVEDIYPLMADFTFYGGIYRDVNLVIAEDVHFDLMNKGSQGVFISQDEVTDEYANISVKANVVNENEEKQAVRVVANVIDADGNVVKYNAKDVIVEGTTEVILPITVENPTLWNSVENPYLYNVQVTVERHNDMLDELNIATGLRYFHFDPKEGFFLNGKHLKLKGVSRHQDKKDLGWALSKEDHELDMQLIKEVGANSIRLAHYQHDQYFYDLCDREGMVIWAEIPFISRASETDFTGQNAKDQMVELIRQNYNHSSIVMWGVQNEIQIGGDLPYVRKIVKDLNEIAHSEDKTRLTTQAQVMMVPDNDEYHTYTDIVAYNKYYGWYNGKTEDFADWLDAFHEVNPDKCLGVSEYGAEGIMTYHTDEPKVKDYTEEYHALYHEMLIKYFNERPFVWGTYVWNFFDFGSAIRDEGGVKGRNNKGLMTFDRKIKKDAFYAYKAAWSKDPFVHINSKRFLERATETINVKVYSNCDEVTLFVNGEKLNTLSGEYTFVFENVKLVNGQNNIRVIATKDGKEFTDYALFNKVDEPNPVYECPDKTGGPAANWFDESLVNLLDGVEITELNITDDVYSTNCPLSELLKNEETKSVLDKYLGKLLESPMLNMVKGSSIRELNGMMDGLFDERLIFLLDKDLCQIKK, from the coding sequence ATGAGAAAAATACTAAATATAAACGATAATTGGAATTTTATTAAAGAAGATATATCTGATGCATTCACAAAAGAGTTTAATACTTCTAATTGGGAATCTATAAATATTCCTCATACTTGGAATGCTATAGATGGTGCTGCTGGAAATGAATTCTTTAGAGGAGCTTGCTGGTACAGAAAAAATCTTGCTATCGATAAACTTTATGAAGGTAAAAAAATATACATAGAGTTTGGTGCTATTAACAGTATCTCTAATGTTTATGTAAATGGTGTTCACTTAGGAGAACATAAAGGTGGATATTCTATAATTAGATATGATATAACTGATTTAGTTAATTTTGGTGGAGAAAATACTATAGCTGTAAAAGCTGATAACAGTCATGTTGAAGATATTTATCCACTAATGGCTGACTTTACATTCTACGGTGGAATATATAGAGATGTAAATTTAGTAATAGCTGAAGATGTTCACTTTGATTTAATGAACAAAGGATCTCAAGGTGTATTTATATCTCAAGATGAAGTTACTGATGAATATGCAAATATAAGTGTAAAAGCTAACGTTGTTAATGAAAATGAAGAAAAACAAGCTGTAAGAGTTGTTGCAAATGTAATAGATGCAGACGGAAATGTTGTTAAATATAATGCAAAAGATGTTATTGTAGAAGGAACTACAGAAGTTATACTACCTATAACAGTTGAAAATCCAACTCTTTGGAATAGTGTAGAAAACCCTTATCTTTACAATGTTCAAGTAACTGTTGAAAGACACAATGACATGTTAGATGAGTTAAATATAGCAACTGGTTTAAGATACTTCCACTTCGATCCAAAAGAAGGATTCTTCTTAAACGGAAAACACTTAAAATTAAAAGGTGTATCTCGTCACCAAGATAAAAAAGATTTAGGATGGGCTTTATCTAAAGAAGATCATGAACTTGATATGCAATTAATAAAAGAAGTTGGAGCTAACTCTATACGTCTTGCACACTATCAACATGATCAATACTTCTATGATTTATGTGATAGAGAAGGTATGGTAATATGGGCTGAAATACCATTTATATCTAGAGCATCTGAAACAGATTTTACTGGACAAAATGCGAAAGATCAAATGGTTGAATTAATTCGTCAAAATTACAACCACTCTTCTATAGTAATGTGGGGAGTTCAAAATGAGATCCAAATCGGTGGAGATTTACCATACGTTAGAAAAATAGTAAAAGACTTAAATGAAATAGCTCATAGCGAAGATAAGACTCGTTTAACTACTCAGGCACAAGTAATGATGGTTCCTGACAATGATGAATATCACACTTATACTGATATAGTAGCTTACAATAAATACTATGGTTGGTATAATGGAAAAACTGAAGACTTCGCAGATTGGTTAGATGCATTCCATGAAGTTAATCCAGACAAGTGTCTAGGAGTTTCTGAGTACGGTGCTGAAGGTATAATGACTTATCATACTGATGAACCAAAAGTAAAAGACTATACAGAAGAATATCACGCTTTATATCATGAAATGTTAATAAAATACTTCAATGAAAGACCTTTTGTATGGGGTACATATGTATGGAACTTCTTCGACTTCGGTTCTGCTATAAGAGATGAAGGTGGAGTTAAAGGTAGAAATAATAAAGGTCTAATGACATTTGATCGTAAAATAAAGAAAGATGCATTCTATGCTTATAAAGCAGCATGGTCTAAAGATCCTTTTGTTCATATAAATAGTAAAAGATTCTTAGAAAGAGCAACTGAAACTATAAATGTTAAAGTTTACTCTAACTGCGATGAAGTAACATTATTTGTTAACGGAGAAAAATTAAATACTCTTTCTGGAGAGTATACATTTGTATTTGAAAATGTTAAATTAGTAAATGGACAAAATAATATAAGAGTTATAGCTACTAAAGATGGTAAAGAGTTCACTGATTATGCTTTATTCAATAAAGTTGATGAACCAAATCCAGTATACGAGTGCCCAGATAAGACTGGTGGACCTGCTGCTAACTGGTTTGATGAAAGCTTAGTTAACTTATTAGATGGTGTTGAAATAACTGAATTAAATATAACTGATGATGTTTACTCTACTAATTGCCCACTAAGTGAATTATTAAAAAATGAAGAAACTAAGTCAGTTTTAGATAAGTATTTAGGTAAATTACTTGAAAGTCCAATGTTAAATATGGTTAAAGGTTCTTCTATACGTGAATTAAATGGTATGATGGACGGTCTATTTGATGAAAGACTTATCTTCTTATTAGATAAAGATCTATGTCAAATAAAAAAATAG
- a CDS encoding energy-coupling factor ABC transporter permease, whose product MKKLNLKLGLIAAALFIIMNPINSSAMHIMEGFLPPKWSIIWSVLFIPFFIIGLKSINKIVSEQPKKKLLLALCGAFVFVLSALKIPSVTGSCSHPTGVGLGAILFGPSVMAVLGVIVLLFQAILLAHGGLTTLGANAFSMAVVGPIVSFFTFRVLKNKINKSWAVFIAAALGDLLTYTVTSLQLAIAFPDPAGGIVASAAKFLGVFFFTQIPIAIAEGILTTILYNLIVQNEGEEVTEYGYKC is encoded by the coding sequence ATGAAGAAATTAAATTTAAAATTAGGATTAATTGCAGCAGCACTATTTATAATCATGAATCCGATTAACTCAAGTGCTATGCATATAATGGAAGGCTTCTTGCCTCCAAAATGGTCAATCATATGGTCTGTTTTATTTATACCATTCTTTATTATTGGTTTAAAATCTATTAATAAGATAGTAAGTGAACAACCAAAGAAGAAGCTATTATTAGCTTTATGTGGAGCATTTGTATTTGTTTTATCGGCTCTAAAAATACCATCAGTTACAGGAAGTTGTTCTCATCCAACAGGTGTAGGATTAGGTGCAATATTATTTGGACCTAGTGTTATGGCAGTACTTGGGGTTATTGTTCTTTTATTCCAAGCTATACTTTTAGCTCATGGAGGATTAACTACTTTAGGAGCAAATGCATTTTCAATGGCTGTAGTTGGACCGATAGTATCATTCTTTACATTTAGAGTATTAAAAAATAAGATAAATAAAAGTTGGGCAGTGTTTATAGCAGCAGCATTGGGAGACTTACTTACATATACAGTAACCTCATTACAACTAGCAATAGCATTTCCTGACCCAGCAGGAGGAATCGTGGCATCAGCGGCAAAGTTTTTAGGTGTATTCTTCTTTACTCAAATACCAATAGCAATAGCAGAAGGTATATTAACTACAATATTATATAACCTAATTGTTCAAAATGAGGGTGAGGAGGTAACTGAGTATGGATACAAATGTTAA
- a CDS encoding HAMP domain-containing sensor histidine kinase, producing MEINKLKKFTKKVSIVSALVILMIILFCSFTISQYFFKIKLGEVKESTELIIKHLQDNNQSIEETISRYPIYNSILQGYNNSGKIIISKSNFTKQLDYQNITIDKIDTALDPYKVSVLNGNTISGVIKLSDIKGDIIIVGLPYRDSNNTIIGAIFVLKLAQEYNSVIIGLNVVLAISMIFILISIIIPFYFIAKKIFAKIKNMTDMVITMSEGDFSIRCEEDDGNEIGQLSKALNDLAIRLESSESQSKLLEQTRRDYVANVTHELKTPVTSIRAMAEILKDGSLVDKVDKDKYYSMILRESIRLESLIKDMLELSRLQSGKESLEKSKAKLDETLLQVIDEFKIISEDLDIDLIIEIDFNDLPEVYTNINRIAQVLVILLDNAFKYTADNGSVTLKVVRKEEYIKVSVCDTGVGVEEEDIPFIFDRFYKADKSHSSEGTGIGLSIAWEIMKNLDESIYYESSDKYQSIFNFTIHYN from the coding sequence ATGGAAATAAATAAATTAAAAAAGTTTACTAAAAAAGTAAGTATAGTAAGTGCATTAGTTATACTTATGATAATTTTATTTTGTAGTTTTACTATTAGTCAGTATTTTTTTAAAATAAAACTTGGAGAAGTTAAAGAAAGTACTGAATTAATAATAAAACATTTACAAGATAATAATCAAAGCATAGAAGAAACGATAAGTAGGTATCCGATTTATAATTCTATTCTTCAAGGATACAACAATTCAGGGAAAATAATAATTAGTAAAAGCAACTTTACAAAGCAACTAGATTACCAAAATATTACTATCGATAAAATTGATACAGCATTAGATCCATATAAAGTATCTGTATTAAATGGTAATACCATAAGTGGAGTTATAAAACTAAGTGATATAAAAGGCGATATAATTATTGTAGGCCTGCCTTATAGAGATAGTAATAATACCATAATTGGAGCAATTTTTGTCTTAAAATTAGCGCAAGAGTATAACTCAGTAATTATTGGTCTAAATGTAGTTTTAGCTATTAGTATGATATTTATATTAATATCAATAATTATACCATTTTATTTTATAGCAAAAAAAATATTTGCTAAAATAAAAAATATGACAGATATGGTAATAACCATGTCTGAAGGTGATTTCTCTATAAGATGTGAAGAAGATGATGGAAATGAAATAGGACAACTGTCCAAAGCCCTTAATGATTTAGCTATTAGGTTAGAGTCTAGTGAAAGCCAATCTAAATTATTAGAGCAAACCAGACGAGATTACGTAGCAAATGTAACACATGAATTAAAGACACCTGTAACATCTATAAGAGCAATGGCTGAAATACTAAAGGATGGAAGTTTAGTAGATAAGGTAGATAAAGACAAATATTATAGTATGATCTTAAGGGAATCTATTAGACTTGAGTCTTTGATAAAGGATATGCTAGAGCTATCAAGATTACAATCAGGTAAAGAGTCTCTAGAAAAATCTAAAGCCAAATTAGATGAAACTTTATTGCAGGTTATTGATGAATTTAAAATTATATCTGAAGATTTAGATATAGATCTTATAATAGAAATTGATTTTAATGATTTACCAGAGGTTTATACTAATATAAATAGAATTGCTCAAGTTCTTGTTATTTTACTAGATAATGCATTTAAATATACAGCTGATAATGGAAGTGTAACTTTAAAAGTTGTAAGGAAAGAAGAATATATAAAAGTAAGTGTATGTGATACAGGAGTTGGAGTAGAAGAAGAAGATATCCCATTTATATTTGATAGGTTTTATAAAGCGGATAAGTCACATTCATCAGAAGGAACAGGTATTGGATTGTCGATTGCCTGGGAAATAATGAAAAATTTAGATGAAAGCATATATTATGAGTCTAGTGATAAATATCAATCTATATTTAATTTCACTATACATTATAACTAA